Below is a genomic region from Triticum aestivum cultivar Chinese Spring unplaced genomic scaffold, IWGSC CS RefSeq v2.1 scaffold97429, whole genome shotgun sequence.
ATGGCGAAGGAGAACTTTGATGCCGGCAGGTTCACCCTATACTCCGGGTTCTCCTGGAGGAACTTCTCCACGTCGCCGCCGGACCGCACGCGCTTCCCGTTGGGCAGCAAGTAGTAGGTGTCCATCTTGGACAGGTCACGCCGCATGATCACCAGCCGCTCCGTCACAGGTGGCGGGCACGGGATGCCTGCCTTATCCATGACCCAGATGCAGCTGCTGTCGAAC
It encodes:
- the LOC123177694 gene encoding methyl-CpG-binding domain-containing protein 4-like encodes the protein MAQDPNEKGVRDDPRELEDIPFDSSCIWVMDKAGIPCPPPVTERLVIMRRDLSKMDTYYLLPNGKRVRSGGDVEKFLQENPEYRVNLPASKFSFAMPKTVPATVVESSLRRVAKAEGKV